In Rhodobacter sp. 24-YEA-8, the following are encoded in one genomic region:
- a CDS encoding tyrosine-type recombinase/integrase, with amino-acid sequence MERKTGPTAANTVKKNLSMLFNFAAKPSKAGGLGLRIDNPARHAVSRKERKGGYHTATADEMARYLAHWGPGTKARLAFLLAQNTGAARADLSGLDRSDIRDGCLHYSRQKTGIEGVYEIGPELAEELSRLPSEQVYLIAQNKRDRPYKAESLGNIFKKWAESAGVPAITIHGVRKGQATAIAEAGGTENEVMSYLAHATTEEARTYTVAASRKRLTKSGLERLNGADSPVQGANQLVELAASIMQRLDNMENNMEVAARRGVEPLFSG; translated from the coding sequence ATGGAGCGCAAGACCGGACCGACCGCCGCGAACACGGTCAAGAAAAACCTGTCGATGCTGTTCAACTTCGCCGCGAAGCCGTCGAAAGCGGGCGGTCTTGGCCTCCGGATCGACAACCCGGCCCGCCATGCGGTGAGCCGGAAAGAGCGGAAGGGCGGGTATCACACCGCTACCGCTGATGAGATGGCCCGGTATCTGGCCCACTGGGGGCCGGGGACAAAGGCGCGGCTGGCCTTCCTGCTGGCGCAGAACACCGGGGCCGCACGGGCAGATCTGTCCGGACTGGACAGGAGCGATATCAGGGATGGCTGCCTCCACTACAGCCGCCAGAAGACCGGCATTGAAGGGGTGTATGAGATCGGGCCGGAACTGGCGGAGGAACTGAGCCGGCTTCCGTCGGAACAGGTCTATCTGATCGCGCAAAACAAGCGGGACAGACCTTATAAGGCGGAATCTCTTGGGAACATATTTAAGAAGTGGGCCGAGTCCGCCGGGGTGCCTGCGATTACGATTCACGGCGTCCGGAAGGGGCAGGCCACCGCCATCGCGGAGGCGGGCGGCACGGAAAACGAGGTCATGAGCTATCTGGCGCATGCCACCACAGAGGAAGCCCGGACATATACGGTCGCAGCATCCCGGAAGAGGTTGACGAAATCGGGGCTTGAGCGCCTTAATGGCGCGGATAGCCCGGTGCAGGGGGCCAACCAACTTGTCGAGTTGGCCGCTTCTATCATGCAACGGCTTGATAATATGGAGAATAATATGGAAGTGGCAGCCCGTAGGGGAGTCGAACCCCTCTTTTCAGGTTGA
- a CDS encoding relaxase/mobilization nuclease domain-containing protein — protein MIAKIIKGRDFFRLSTYLTRDRRGEVLDMRHLSSDDPEAAASEMQTAASVSVRTQQPVMHIVVSYDPADAEPSNADMRQDAAGVLRGLGLAENQAIVVRHHDRDHAHMHLMVNRVGADGKSVSDSNSFARAEAALRRIEARRGLTVTPGRHAPAPDTGRRMRGDRATPDPRQHNAPDGVRRTLLTAGSWKDLHSGLATQGWRAETVQRGRGQGLILIGPDGQRIGAGQIDRAATLSRIRQRLDPRPVQTAAPTPAGGRPRVTQQAPVSPGRWYPPPWRNRWANYRPKESAEAARWMGAARRRCKSVFN, from the coding sequence ATGATCGCTAAAATCATCAAGGGGCGGGACTTTTTCCGCCTCTCGACTTATCTCACGCGAGATCGGCGCGGCGAGGTGCTGGACATGCGGCACCTCTCATCCGACGACCCAGAAGCCGCCGCCAGCGAAATGCAAACTGCGGCATCGGTCAGCGTCCGGACGCAGCAGCCAGTTATGCATATTGTCGTCAGCTATGACCCGGCGGACGCGGAGCCGAGCAATGCTGATATGCGGCAGGACGCCGCCGGGGTGTTGCGCGGCCTCGGGCTGGCCGAAAATCAGGCCATCGTCGTGCGGCACCATGACCGCGACCACGCGCACATGCACCTGATGGTCAATCGGGTCGGGGCGGATGGCAAGTCCGTCAGCGACAGCAACAGCTTTGCAAGGGCCGAGGCCGCTTTGCGGCGCATCGAGGCGCGGCGCGGCCTCACGGTCACGCCGGGACGCCACGCCCCGGCCCCGGACACCGGGCGCAGGATGCGAGGCGATCGGGCCACACCAGACCCGCGACAACACAACGCCCCCGATGGCGTCAGGCGGACGCTATTGACCGCAGGGTCATGGAAAGACCTGCATAGCGGCCTAGCAACGCAGGGCTGGCGCGCGGAGACGGTCCAGCGCGGTCGTGGTCAGGGCCTTATATTGATCGGGCCTGACGGCCAGCGTATCGGTGCGGGTCAGATCGACCGGGCCGCTACGCTGTCACGCATTCGGCAGCGGCTCGACCCGCGCCCTGTCCAGACCGCAGCCCCAACCCCGGCTGGCGGGCGTCCCCGCGTCACGCAGCAAGCCCCGGTTTCGCCAGGGCGGTGGTATCCACCGCCCTGGCGAAACCGCTGGGCAAACTATCGACCAAAGGAAAGCGCCGAGGCGGCGCGATGGATGGGCGCAGCGCGCAGGCGGTGCAAATCGGTGTTCAACTGA
- the glpX gene encoding class II fructose-bisphosphatase — MADQAQFQDRMLSLGLARVSEAAALASAHLIGRGDEKAADQAAVNAMRDQLNTLDIKGVVVIGEGERDEAPMLFIGEEVGTGNGPEMDIALDPLEGTTLTAKDMPNALTVIAMAPRGTLLHAPDVYMEKLAVGPGYRPGVVTMDMTPSERISALAASKGVSTEDITACVLERPRHEALIEEIRSTGASIRLITDGDVAGVMHCAEPEVTGIDIYMGSGGAPEGVLAAAALKCMGGQFFGKLLFRNEDEKSRARKAGITNFDRVYTRDDLVRADVIFAATGVTSGSLLSGIKREPGWVTTETILMRSKTGSVRRMSYRSPLR; from the coding sequence ATGGCCGATCAGGCTCAGTTCCAGGACCGTATGCTCTCACTGGGCCTTGCCCGCGTTTCAGAGGCCGCCGCTTTGGCGTCCGCCCATCTGATCGGGCGTGGCGATGAAAAGGCCGCCGACCAGGCTGCGGTCAATGCGATGCGCGATCAGCTGAACACGCTTGATATCAAAGGCGTCGTGGTGATCGGCGAAGGCGAACGCGACGAGGCGCCGATGCTGTTCATCGGCGAAGAGGTCGGCACCGGGAACGGGCCGGAAATGGATATCGCGCTCGACCCGCTGGAAGGCACCACGCTGACCGCAAAAGACATGCCGAACGCGCTGACCGTGATCGCGATGGCACCGCGCGGCACCCTGCTGCATGCGCCCGACGTCTATATGGAAAAGCTGGCCGTCGGCCCCGGCTACCGCCCCGGCGTGGTGACGATGGACATGACGCCCTCCGAGCGGATCTCGGCGCTCGCGGCTTCGAAAGGCGTTTCGACCGAAGACATCACCGCCTGCGTGCTGGAGCGCCCGCGCCATGAGGCCCTGATCGAGGAAATCCGGTCGACCGGCGCCTCGATCCGGCTGATCACCGATGGCGACGTGGCCGGCGTCATGCATTGCGCCGAACCGGAAGTGACCGGCATCGACATCTATATGGGGTCGGGTGGCGCACCCGAAGGTGTGCTGGCGGCCGCCGCGCTGAAATGCATGGGCGGGCAGTTCTTCGGCAAGCTCCTCTTCCGCAACGAGGATGAAAAATCCCGCGCCCGCAAGGCCGGTATCACCAATTTCGACCGCGTCTATACCCGCGACGACCTCGTGCGCGCCGATGTGATTTTTGCGGCGACCGGCGTGACCTCGGGCTCGCTCCTTTCGGGCATCAAGCGCGAACCGGGCTGGGTGACGACCGAGACGATCCTGATGCGGTCGAAAACCGGATCGGTGCGGCGCATGTCCTATCGCAGCCCGCTGCGGTAA
- a CDS encoding GNAT family N-acetyltransferase yields the protein MHAHYYAQASGFGRRFEAVVAGGLAEFCNRIDNPRNAIWSARQGEQILGSIAIDGEDMGEDIAHLRWFIVDNALRGTGTGRKLLSAALAFADAQGFGQTQLWTFSSLTSARHLYEASGFVLAEERRGSQWGREVMEQRFVRPRQA from the coding sequence ATGCACGCCCATTACTATGCGCAGGCCTCCGGATTTGGACGCCGTTTCGAGGCTGTCGTCGCGGGCGGGCTGGCGGAGTTCTGCAACCGGATCGACAATCCGCGAAACGCAATCTGGTCAGCACGGCAGGGCGAACAGATACTCGGGTCTATCGCGATTGACGGGGAGGATATGGGCGAGGACATCGCGCATCTGCGCTGGTTTATCGTGGATAATGCGCTCAGGGGCACGGGCACGGGGAGGAAGCTCCTGTCTGCGGCCCTGGCCTTTGCGGATGCGCAGGGGTTCGGGCAGACGCAGCTCTGGACATTCAGCAGCCTGACCTCCGCGCGCCATCTTTACGAGGCGAGCGGTTTTGTCCTCGCTGAGGAGCGACGGGGCAGCCAGTGGGGGCGCGAAGTCATGGAGCAGCGGTTTGTCAGGCCGAGACAGGCATAA
- a CDS encoding homoserine dehydrogenase translates to MSSTPSETGPLRLGIAGLGTVGIGVVKIIQREVETLAARGGRPLVITAVSARDPKKNRDADLSGYAWETDPVQLAKRDDVDVFIEVMGGHEGAAKDATEAALALGKHVVTANKALLAHHGQALAELAEKTGAALRFEAAVAGGIPVIKALTEGLAGNRIKRVMGVMNGTCNYILTRMQSAGLPYETVFEEARQLGYLEADPNLDVGGIDAGHKLSLLAAIAFGTRVSFDKVELEGIGNVSIDDINLADDMGYHIKLLGVAQMTGRGLEQRMTPCLVPAESPLGQLQGGTNMVVLEGDAVGQIVMRGAGAGEGPTASAVLGDVIDIARGYRRPVFGIPATQLADPVAARSATPAPYYLRMRLQDKPGALAKVATCLGEAGISIDQMRQINQPDADDGDAIVLIVTHKAAPADVSHALSQFNATGVLVENPVAIRIEEV, encoded by the coding sequence ATGTCGAGCACGCCGTCTGAAACCGGACCCCTCCGTCTTGGGATTGCCGGCCTCGGCACTGTCGGCATCGGTGTGGTGAAAATCATCCAGCGCGAGGTCGAAACCCTCGCCGCACGCGGCGGGCGCCCGCTGGTGATCACCGCCGTTTCCGCCCGGGATCCCAAGAAGAACCGCGATGCCGATCTCTCGGGCTATGCCTGGGAAACCGACCCCGTTCAGCTGGCAAAACGCGATGATGTCGATGTTTTCATCGAGGTGATGGGCGGCCATGAAGGCGCGGCGAAAGACGCGACGGAAGCCGCGCTGGCGCTTGGCAAACATGTGGTGACCGCGAATAAAGCGCTGCTCGCGCATCACGGCCAGGCCCTGGCAGAACTGGCAGAAAAAACCGGTGCCGCCCTGCGGTTCGAAGCGGCTGTCGCCGGTGGCATCCCGGTGATCAAGGCCCTGACCGAGGGCCTTGCCGGCAACCGCATCAAACGCGTCATGGGCGTGATGAACGGCACCTGCAATTACATCCTGACCCGGATGCAATCGGCCGGCCTGCCCTATGAGACCGTGTTCGAGGAAGCCCGCCAGCTGGGCTATCTCGAGGCCGATCCGAACCTTGATGTCGGAGGGATCGATGCGGGGCATAAACTCTCGCTCCTGGCCGCCATCGCCTTTGGCACCCGTGTCAGCTTTGACAAGGTCGAGCTGGAGGGGATCGGCAATGTCTCGATCGACGATATCAACCTTGCCGATGATATGGGCTATCATATCAAGCTGCTGGGCGTGGCGCAGATGACCGGGCGCGGCCTGGAGCAGCGCATGACCCCGTGCCTCGTGCCGGCGGAAAGCCCGCTCGGCCAGCTTCAGGGCGGCACCAATATGGTCGTGCTCGAAGGCGATGCGGTCGGCCAGATCGTGATGCGCGGCGCCGGGGCCGGCGAAGGCCCGACCGCCAGCGCGGTGCTGGGCGATGTGATCGATATCGCGCGCGGCTATCGCCGCCCGGTCTTCGGCATCCCCGCCACGCAACTGGCCGATCCGGTGGCGGCACGTTCGGCAACGCCCGCGCCCTATTATCTCAGGATGCGGCTCCAGGACAAACCCGGCGCCCTGGCCAAGGTTGCGACCTGCCTCGGCGAGGCCGGGATCTCGATCGACCAGATGCGCCAGATCAACCAGCCCGATGCCGATGACGGCGATGCGATTGTGCTGATCGTCACCCATAAGGCGGCCCCTGCCGATGTGAGCCATGCCCTGTCGCAATTCAATGCGACCGGCGTACTGGTCGAGAACCCCGTCGCGATCCGCATCGAAGAAGTCTGA
- a CDS encoding sulfite reductase subunit alpha — MILSADPLHWTMAALTGAAWSGLTVRTLIRARRAGQVAATGPGGLLIGYASQSGSSEALARAAAAASPGARLLSLDQIGVADLAGTAQAQFYISTTGDGDAPDNATMFLARVMAGCPELGGLSYAILALGDRHYPRFCGFAHRLDHWLRACGATPRFPLTEVDRDQPTALATWRARMGETTNTGAPVSAAAPGRWRLAARHHLNPGSPGGPLWHLVLEPEGPLPAWRAGDIAEITIPSPEGPVRRDYSLASLPASGRAELILREVISEDGRPGTGSHWLCRQLGEGGAIDLSIRANPGFHAGDDAMPMLLIGNGSGLAGLLAHLRHRAALKASGPVWLIHGERSPDHDAVFAEELSGYLASGGLARLDRSFSRGGGGPRYVQQILRDSAAAVRAHVAAGGGIWICGRREGMATDVQQALEEVLGKDETARLMTERRLRRDIY; from the coding sequence ATGATTCTCAGCGCTGATCCGCTGCACTGGACGATGGCAGCGCTGACCGGTGCCGCCTGGTCCGGGCTCACAGTCCGGACCCTGATCCGCGCGCGGCGGGCGGGGCAGGTGGCTGCAACCGGTCCAGGCGGTCTTCTGATCGGCTATGCCAGCCAGAGCGGCAGTTCCGAGGCGCTGGCGCGTGCCGCAGCGGCGGCATCCCCGGGCGCGCGTCTTTTGTCGCTGGACCAGATCGGGGTGGCGGATCTCGCCGGCACGGCTCAGGCGCAGTTCTACATCAGCACCACCGGCGATGGCGACGCGCCCGACAATGCCACGATGTTCCTCGCGCGCGTGATGGCGGGGTGTCCGGAGCTGGGCGGGCTCAGCTATGCGATACTCGCGCTGGGCGACCGCCACTATCCGCGCTTTTGCGGTTTTGCGCATCGCCTTGACCATTGGCTGCGGGCCTGCGGCGCCACGCCCCGTTTCCCGCTGACCGAGGTCGACCGTGACCAGCCGACTGCGCTTGCCACCTGGCGCGCCCGGATGGGGGAGACCACGAACACCGGAGCGCCGGTATCTGCCGCCGCACCCGGACGCTGGCGTCTGGCGGCGCGGCATCATCTGAACCCCGGCAGCCCGGGCGGCCCGCTCTGGCATCTGGTGCTGGAACCCGAAGGCCCGCTGCCGGCCTGGCGGGCCGGAGATATCGCCGAGATTACCATCCCCAGCCCCGAAGGCCCGGTCAGACGCGACTATTCGCTGGCCTCGCTGCCGGCCTCCGGGCGCGCGGAACTGATTCTGCGCGAGGTGATTTCGGAGGACGGTCGCCCCGGCACCGGTTCGCACTGGCTCTGCCGGCAACTGGGCGAGGGCGGTGCCATTGACCTGTCGATTCGTGCCAATCCCGGCTTTCATGCCGGGGATGACGCGATGCCGATGCTGCTGATCGGCAATGGATCGGGTCTGGCCGGCCTGCTGGCGCATCTGCGCCACCGCGCGGCCCTGAAGGCAAGCGGCCCTGTCTGGCTGATCCACGGCGAGCGCAGCCCGGACCATGACGCTGTTTTCGCAGAGGAACTGTCCGGCTACCTGGCCAGTGGCGGGCTTGCGCGTCTTGACCGCAGCTTTTCGCGCGGAGGGGGAGGGCCGCGCTATGTGCAGCAAATCCTGCGCGATTCGGCGGCGGCGGTAAGGGCGCATGTCGCGGCGGGTGGCGGTATCTGGATCTGCGGCCGGCGTGAGGGGATGGCGACAGATGTGCAGCAGGCGCTGGAAGAGGTGCTGGGCAAGGACGAAACCGCGCGCCTGATGACAGAGCGCCGTCTGCGCCGCGATATCTATTGA
- the recJ gene encoding single-stranded-DNA-specific exonuclease RecJ has product MSQDHAFLGVAASLNGRRWVGPDAAAERLAEAMGQQTRLPLPLCRILTARGIAAENAEAFLNPQLRDLLPDPRRLKDMEKAAARFLAALQRREKIAVFADYDVDGGSSAALLLIWLREMGHQATLYIPDRIDEGYGPNIPAMQALARDHSLIICVDCGTLSHDPVAAARPADVVILDHHLGAETLPEALAVVNPNRQDEDGSLAHLCAAAVVFLMLVEAGRQLRETGHKGPDLMGFLDLVALATVADVAPLTGVNRAFVRQGLRVMARRDRVGLRALADVSRMDQAPTAYALGFLLGPRINAGGRIGEADLGARLLATASETEALALARRLDDLNTERREITDRVREEALAQAEARGTEGPLVWAAGDGWHPGVVGIVAARLKEATGRPAVVIGFDGDHGKGSARSVPGVDLGASIHRIAAEGLLEKGGGHKMAAGLSLTRAMLEPAMTRLAELLLRQGAGGTGPEMLRIDSILLPEAANVEFVEQIAQAGPFGASAPSPRFVIPSVALQGRRIGSSHLKLTIRGQAQGPEIMAFGAFDGPLGPQLENSGHRLFHLAGRLEINTWGGKSRVQLRLEDAAAAD; this is encoded by the coding sequence ATGTCACAAGATCATGCATTTCTGGGTGTCGCGGCCTCTCTGAACGGGCGTCGCTGGGTTGGACCTGACGCAGCCGCAGAACGGCTTGCCGAGGCGATGGGGCAACAGACCCGCCTGCCATTGCCGCTTTGTCGCATTCTGACCGCCCGGGGCATTGCCGCCGAAAACGCAGAGGCCTTTCTCAATCCGCAACTGCGCGATCTGCTGCCCGATCCGCGCCGGCTGAAGGATATGGAAAAAGCGGCGGCGAGATTTCTGGCCGCACTTCAACGGCGCGAGAAAATCGCGGTTTTCGCCGATTATGATGTCGATGGCGGGTCTTCGGCTGCGCTGCTCCTGATCTGGCTGCGCGAAATGGGGCATCAGGCAACCCTCTACATTCCCGACCGCATCGATGAGGGCTATGGCCCTAATATACCCGCGATGCAGGCGCTTGCGCGCGACCATTCTCTGATCATCTGCGTCGATTGCGGCACGCTCAGCCATGATCCTGTGGCCGCTGCCCGGCCCGCCGATGTGGTGATCCTCGATCACCACCTTGGGGCCGAGACCCTGCCGGAGGCGCTCGCGGTGGTGAACCCGAACCGCCAGGATGAGGATGGCAGCCTTGCCCATCTCTGCGCCGCAGCGGTCGTCTTCCTCATGCTGGTCGAAGCCGGGCGCCAGCTGCGGGAAACGGGCCATAAAGGCCCGGATCTTATGGGGTTTCTCGATCTCGTAGCCCTCGCAACCGTGGCGGATGTTGCCCCATTGACAGGCGTGAACCGTGCCTTTGTCCGCCAGGGTCTCAGGGTGATGGCGCGACGCGACAGGGTGGGCCTGCGCGCGCTTGCCGATGTTTCCCGCATGGATCAGGCGCCGACGGCCTATGCGCTCGGCTTTCTGCTGGGCCCGCGCATCAATGCCGGTGGCCGGATCGGCGAAGCGGATCTTGGCGCCAGACTGCTTGCCACCGCCAGCGAGACCGAGGCTCTTGCTCTGGCGAGACGGCTGGATGATCTGAACACGGAACGTCGCGAGATTACCGACCGCGTGCGTGAGGAGGCCCTCGCACAGGCCGAGGCGCGCGGCACAGAGGGGCCGCTGGTCTGGGCCGCTGGTGATGGCTGGCATCCCGGCGTCGTCGGCATCGTCGCCGCCCGGCTGAAAGAGGCGACCGGCCGGCCGGCCGTGGTGATCGGCTTCGACGGAGATCACGGCAAGGGCTCGGCCCGCTCCGTACCCGGGGTCGATCTCGGTGCCTCGATTCACCGGATCGCCGCCGAGGGATTGCTGGAGAAAGGCGGTGGCCACAAGATGGCGGCAGGGCTCAGCCTGACCCGCGCCATGCTGGAACCCGCCATGACGCGACTCGCCGAATTGCTGTTGCGGCAGGGCGCCGGCGGAACCGGCCCCGAGATGCTGCGAATCGACTCGATCCTGCTGCCCGAGGCGGCAAATGTCGAATTCGTCGAACAGATTGCGCAGGCCGGTCCGTTTGGGGCCTCCGCACCGTCGCCGCGATTTGTGATTCCCTCCGTCGCGTTGCAGGGCCGCAGAATCGGCAGCTCGCATCTGAAACTCACCATCCGGGGTCAGGCCCAGGGCCCCGAAATCATGGCTTTTGGCGCTTTTGACGGCCCGTTGGGGCCACAGTTGGAGAACAGCGGTCACCGGCTTTTCCACCTTGCGGGACGCCTGGAGATCAACACCTGGGGCGGAAAATCCAGGGTTCAGCTGCGTCTGGAGGATGCCGCAGCAGCTGATTGA
- a CDS encoding DUF982 domain-containing protein: protein MIETDWGKPLHIAVTPQGDIQKFTTIEQARYWLRKRWPVEDEARTTALTRIEAAMACIGSVGSARRAFLAAASSAGFRTETRVA, encoded by the coding sequence ATGATAGAAACAGACTGGGGTAAACCCCTGCACATCGCCGTCACCCCCCAGGGTGATATTCAGAAATTCACCACAATCGAACAGGCACGGTACTGGCTTCGTAAGCGCTGGCCGGTCGAAGACGAGGCCCGGACCACAGCGCTCACCCGGATCGAGGCCGCCATGGCATGTATCGGAAGCGTTGGCTCCGCCAGGCGGGCCTTCCTTGCGGCAGCCAGTTCTGCCGGGTTCAGAACAGAAACCCGCGTCGCCTGA
- a CDS encoding plasmid mobilization protein: protein MSRERSGEIEMARPRTPKFAKRLHRMEVQLNDPEKAEIAARADALGLPVAAYMRSVVLGSEPPSRRAGVDAEAVAALNRVGSNLNQIAKVGNKSGTLTAVQIKALGALHAQIARTAAKIGDALA, encoded by the coding sequence ATGTCGCGTGAACGCTCCGGAGAAATTGAAATGGCACGGCCTCGAACCCCGAAATTCGCCAAGCGCCTGCACCGCATGGAGGTCCAGTTGAACGACCCCGAGAAGGCCGAGATCGCCGCTCGGGCGGATGCGCTCGGCCTGCCTGTTGCGGCTTATATGAGGTCGGTCGTTCTGGGATCTGAGCCGCCTTCGCGGCGGGCCGGGGTCGACGCCGAGGCGGTCGCCGCCCTCAATCGCGTTGGCAGCAATTTGAATCAGATTGCAAAAGTCGGCAACAAAAGCGGCACCCTCACCGCCGTGCAAATCAAGGCGCTCGGCGCACTGCATGCGCAGATCGCCCGGACCGCCGCCAAGATCGGGGATGCGCTGGCATGA
- a CDS encoding protein rep produces MRKAPPKGKPKARKCKNPERDKAKKAEVFRDLRRQVHADQRAVAGLVQRHVRHDHRIGKCKWCKIAAKVELHLNSYGEGSDAVQRASYKGLVICGNVWGCPVCGARVSRVRRGEMNTLLAWAREQKLVPVMLTLTARHGRADRLADLLEGMKNAKRRLRQRAEWRALPYAGSVTATEITHGTAHGWHPHFHEIVLLRCADEAEALAMVQPLAEAWRVSLRAFDLDGAAAAFDAQGAAVAGDYVTKWGVAAEMTLRDSKAGRAGKAGAKGRIPLELARLAAAGGNCETHLWLEYFEATSGQRRRQLVWSRGLKAECGVAEVADEAAAAQESEDGQISEPVFEWGVEWSAVARKRVRMMEAAEIGGAAAVAVAMAGRDDDEAEASPKLVETAAAPANPHPTSGGNGEAAHHDADTAGDEMLALLALFDAPPDVQAAADAARSADFRQRAGLWWEKVRAAA; encoded by the coding sequence GTGCGGAAGGCCCCGCCGAAGGGGAAACCCAAGGCGCGCAAGTGCAAGAACCCCGAGCGGGACAAGGCAAAGAAAGCCGAGGTTTTCAGGGATTTGCGGCGGCAAGTCCATGCCGACCAGCGGGCGGTTGCAGGACTGGTGCAGCGCCATGTCCGCCACGATCATCGCATTGGGAAGTGTAAATGGTGCAAGATAGCGGCGAAGGTAGAATTGCACCTGAACAGCTATGGTGAAGGTTCTGACGCAGTGCAGCGGGCCAGCTATAAGGGGCTTGTGATCTGCGGCAACGTGTGGGGCTGTCCTGTCTGCGGGGCGCGTGTGAGCCGCGTTCGGCGTGGCGAAATGAACACCCTCCTAGCGTGGGCGCGGGAGCAGAAGTTGGTGCCGGTCATGCTGACGCTCACCGCTCGCCATGGCCGCGCCGACAGGCTGGCCGATCTGCTGGAAGGCATGAAGAACGCAAAGCGCCGTTTGCGGCAACGGGCGGAATGGCGGGCGCTGCCCTATGCCGGGTCCGTTACTGCCACAGAAATCACGCACGGCACCGCGCATGGGTGGCACCCTCATTTCCACGAGATCGTCTTGCTGCGCTGTGCGGACGAGGCGGAGGCTCTGGCGATGGTCCAGCCACTTGCGGAAGCGTGGCGCGTATCACTGCGGGCCTTCGATCTGGACGGCGCGGCGGCGGCTTTCGATGCGCAGGGCGCTGCTGTGGCGGGCGACTATGTGACAAAATGGGGCGTCGCGGCGGAAATGACGTTGCGGGACAGCAAAGCGGGGCGTGCCGGAAAGGCGGGTGCGAAGGGCCGTATCCCGCTGGAACTGGCCCGCCTCGCTGCCGCAGGAGGAAATTGCGAGACACATTTGTGGCTGGAGTATTTCGAGGCCACTAGCGGCCAGCGGCGGCGGCAACTGGTATGGTCTCGCGGCCTGAAGGCCGAATGCGGGGTGGCCGAGGTCGCGGACGAGGCGGCGGCGGCGCAGGAATCCGAAGATGGGCAGATATCGGAGCCGGTTTTTGAGTGGGGAGTGGAATGGTCGGCGGTCGCCAGAAAGCGGGTCCGGATGATGGAAGCGGCGGAAATCGGGGGCGCGGCGGCGGTTGCGGTGGCGATGGCTGGGCGGGATGATGATGAGGCGGAGGCATCGCCGAAACTGGTCGAAACCGCAGCTGCCCCGGCCAATCCGCACCCCACATCGGGAGGCAATGGAGAGGCCGCGCATCATGATGCAGACACTGCGGGGGATGAGATGCTGGCGCTGTTGGCGCTGTTCGATGCACCGCCCGATGTGCAGGCGGCGGCGGACGCGGCCCGCAGCGCCGATTTTCGGCAGCGGGCCGGACTATGGTGGGAGAAAGTGCGGGCGGCGGCATAG
- a CDS encoding cold-shock protein: protein MANGTVKWFNATKGFGFIAPEGGRKDVFVHVTALERAGIRGLDDGQAVTFDIEAGRDGRESAINIKLA, encoded by the coding sequence ATGGCCAACGGCACCGTGAAATGGTTTAACGCAACCAAAGGTTTCGGCTTCATAGCTCCCGAGGGTGGCCGTAAGGACGTGTTCGTTCACGTCACCGCGCTGGAACGCGCTGGCATCCGTGGCCTCGACGATGGTCAGGCAGTGACCTTCGACATCGAAGCAGGCCGCGATGGCCGCGAATCGGCGATCAACATCAAGCTCGCCTGA
- a CDS encoding MgtC/SapB family protein: MPADLLAAAANMSVAVACGALIGMERQIRQRKAGLRTNALVALGAAAYMVFSTLIDGDMSPSRVAAQVVSGIGFLGAGIIFRDGANVHGLTTAATLWCAAAVGLLAGGGHWDYAMVATGLVVFVNFALRPFVQWMKRRMGAAGAGHRPFTLRILVPAAQEAQARSLLLGTLALSGLHLTGIELREAADAVELIATVSGDATVETRLEQAVQRIAAEPGLLRLRWSASEEG; encoded by the coding sequence ATGCCTGCCGATCTTCTTGCCGCTGCTGCCAATATGTCTGTCGCCGTGGCCTGCGGCGCGCTGATCGGAATGGAAAGGCAGATCCGGCAGCGCAAAGCCGGGCTGCGGACCAATGCGCTGGTGGCCCTTGGTGCTGCGGCCTATATGGTGTTTTCGACCCTGATCGACGGCGATATGAGCCCCAGCCGCGTCGCGGCGCAGGTGGTCAGCGGGATCGGCTTTCTGGGCGCAGGGATCATTTTTCGTGACGGGGCCAATGTCCATGGCCTGACCACCGCCGCGACGCTCTGGTGCGCCGCCGCAGTGGGATTGCTCGCGGGCGGAGGCCACTGGGATTATGCCATGGTCGCCACGGGGCTGGTGGTATTCGTGAATTTCGCGCTGCGGCCATTTGTTCAGTGGATGAAGCGTCGGATGGGGGCTGCCGGCGCCGGACATCGGCCATTCACTCTGCGGATTCTGGTGCCGGCGGCGCAGGAGGCGCAGGCCCGCAGCCTGCTTCTGGGCACGCTCGCGCTGAGCGGGCTGCATCTGACGGGGATCGAGCTGCGCGAGGCGGCCGACGCGGTGGAACTGATTGCCACCGTCAGCGGTGACGCGACTGTCGAAACCCGGCTGGAACAGGCGGTGCAACGCATTGCAGCCGAGCCGGGGCTGTTGCGGTTGCGCTGGTCAGCCTCGGAAGAGGGATAG